One Deltaproteobacteria bacterium genomic region harbors:
- a CDS encoding hydrogenase iron-sulfur subunit — protein sequence MQYTTDIRIIRLMCTGRVDPTMIAKAFVYGADGVMVVGCYFGDCHYIIGNVQGKIKVGLAARVLDYVGLNPGRVAFEQCSSAESERFVELVSTFDQGIRELGPLGSGDRLAAGALQEKLEAARAALAGEKLRWVVGKFVEFTTTGNKYGELFTEHEMWRTLDTIIMDEVATHQILAQLGQRAASVKQLASWLQLPAHRVLRYVLALQRRGFVQLAGVEGSSPLYELAEQAADAA from the coding sequence ATACAATACACCACGGACATACGCATCATTCGGCTCATGTGCACCGGCCGCGTGGACCCCACCATGATCGCCAAGGCCTTTGTCTACGGGGCAGATGGGGTCATGGTCGTCGGCTGTTATTTTGGCGACTGCCATTACATCATCGGCAACGTCCAGGGAAAGATCAAGGTGGGCCTTGCCGCCAGGGTGCTCGACTACGTGGGGCTCAACCCTGGACGGGTGGCTTTCGAGCAATGTTCTTCTGCAGAAAGCGAACGCTTTGTGGAGCTCGTCAGCACTTTTGACCAGGGCATCCGTGAGCTCGGGCCCCTGGGAAGCGGCGATAGACTTGCAGCCGGTGCTCTCCAGGAGAAGCTGGAAGCGGCACGGGCTGCCCTGGCCGGAGAGAAGCTCCGCTGGGTGGTGGGCAAGTTTGTGGAGTTCACCACCACCGGCAACAAGTATGGCGAGCTTTTTACCGAACACGAAATGTGGCGTACTCTGGACACCATCATTATGGATGAGGTAGCCACTCATCAGATACTGGCCCAATTGGGCCAGAGAGCTGCCTCGGTAAAGCAGCTCGCCTCCTGGCTGCAATTGCCCGCTCATCGTGTACTCAGGTATGTGCTTGCCCTGCAGCGTCGGGGATTCGTGCAGCTGGCCGGGGTGGAAGGCAGCTCCCCTCTGTACGAGCTGGCAGAACAGGCAGCCGACGCAGCCTGA
- a CDS encoding (Fe-S)-binding protein: MKIEDAAQLTQSYFCLDCGVCTGSCPVSRVLPSFSPRLIVEKALLGLGEELLRDRDLWSCLTCSRCFERCPSSINFPEFMRLLREEALQRGTTPMLSHHGMLQTIMELQTQGIKENKTQWASEAGQIADRGDTFFFVGCMPYFQVIFADIGVDSLSVSSSIIKILNAGGITPVVSNDEHCCGHDMLWNGNVDVFKKLAAHNLEVIRASGARRVVFNCPEGYYTFKHHYQEFFGDLGFEVVHFYELVSQMLAEERLQLRENGAASITFHDPCRLGRMAKIYDAPREILSKLPGCHFVEMERNRENAVCCGTSGWANCGTGSKRIQAERLQEAAATGARTLVTACPKCQIHLNCALGNLDMDLEIKDLTILLAEAVG, encoded by the coding sequence ATGAAGATAGAAGATGCAGCCCAGCTGACTCAGAGCTACTTTTGCCTCGACTGTGGAGTGTGCACCGGCAGCTGTCCGGTTTCCAGAGTACTGCCTTCCTTTTCACCTCGGCTTATTGTGGAAAAAGCCTTGCTGGGGCTCGGAGAAGAACTGCTCAGGGACCGGGATCTCTGGTCGTGTCTGACCTGCAGCCGCTGCTTCGAACGGTGCCCATCCAGCATCAACTTTCCGGAATTCATGCGCTTGCTGCGTGAAGAGGCCCTGCAGCGGGGCACCACCCCCATGCTTTCCCATCACGGCATGCTGCAGACCATCATGGAACTGCAGACCCAGGGGATCAAGGAAAACAAGACCCAGTGGGCCAGCGAGGCCGGCCAGATTGCCGACCGCGGCGACACCTTCTTTTTTGTGGGCTGCATGCCATACTTCCAGGTCATCTTCGCCGATATCGGCGTGGACAGTCTCAGTGTGAGCAGCAGCATCATCAAGATCCTCAATGCCGGCGGCATCACCCCGGTAGTGAGCAACGACGAACATTGCTGCGGCCACGACATGCTCTGGAACGGCAACGTTGACGTCTTCAAGAAGCTGGCGGCCCACAACCTGGAGGTCATTCGGGCCTCGGGAGCCAGGCGGGTGGTGTTCAACTGTCCGGAGGGCTACTACACCTTCAAGCATCACTATCAGGAGTTTTTCGGGGATCTTGGCTTCGAAGTGGTGCACTTCTACGAGCTGGTCTCCCAGATGCTTGCCGAGGAGCGCTTGCAACTGCGGGAGAACGGTGCTGCCAGCATCACCTTCCACGATCCCTGCAGGCTGGGCCGCATGGCCAAAATTTATGATGCTCCCCGGGAAATCCTCAGCAAACTCCCCGGCTGCCACTTTGTGGAAATGGAAAGAAACAGGGAAAATGCCGTATGCTGCGGCACCAGCGGCTGGGCCAATTGCGGCACCGGCTCCAAGAGAATCCAGGCTGAACGGCTCCAGGAAGCTGCAGCCACCGGCGCCCGCACCCTGGTGACTGCCTGCCCCAAGTGCCAGATTCACCTGAACTGCGCCCTGGGCAACCTGGATATGGATCTGGAAATCAAGGACCTCACCATCTTGCTGGCTGAGGCGGTTGGCTAG
- a CDS encoding FAD-dependent oxidoreductase encodes MAGEAGDFQVKVRKKARYVNEDLCTGCGACAEKCPTSVTDDYNAGLGERKAIYKYFPQGIPSTFCIDAENCRQLGQGKKCGICAKTCQAEAIDFEQKDQLLDIEVGAIVLASGYEVFDPSVIPEYGYQHIANVVTAMEFERLLSASGPTAGHLDRPSELALRAEIAALEKSLKKLSRQVQRLEEKHGKSTAEFLETWKEEAAAEEPELKRWAELARKVNASQQQLDSLKKIDAASTTAKKLAFIQCVGSRDFRFNRFCSSYCCMHSVKEAMIAYEHDNEVSSSIFCMDLRAVGRGFEEYKLRGGQSANIQYIRGRVAEITEDKDHNPIVWYESTTSRQVQQETFDMVILATACIPAAGTQKLAEMMGLELNEHGFFKTDPLIPLDTSRPGIFVCGCAQGPMDIPESVAQASSAAARAAEIVAAVPRAAAGGAK; translated from the coding sequence GTGGCTGGCGAAGCTGGCGATTTTCAGGTGAAGGTGCGCAAGAAAGCGCGCTATGTCAATGAAGACCTCTGCACTGGCTGCGGCGCCTGCGCCGAAAAGTGCCCCACTTCCGTCACGGACGACTACAACGCCGGGCTCGGTGAACGCAAGGCTATTTACAAGTACTTTCCCCAGGGAATCCCCTCCACCTTTTGCATCGACGCTGAAAATTGTCGTCAGCTCGGCCAGGGAAAGAAGTGTGGCATCTGCGCCAAGACCTGCCAGGCCGAGGCCATAGACTTCGAGCAGAAAGATCAGCTCCTGGATATTGAAGTGGGGGCCATCGTGCTGGCCAGCGGCTATGAGGTCTTTGATCCCTCGGTCATTCCAGAGTACGGCTACCAGCATATCGCCAACGTGGTAACTGCCATGGAATTCGAGCGTCTCCTCAGTGCCAGCGGTCCTACGGCGGGCCACCTGGATAGGCCCTCTGAGCTGGCTCTGCGGGCTGAGATTGCCGCCCTGGAAAAAAGCCTCAAGAAGCTCAGCCGGCAGGTGCAGAGACTGGAAGAAAAGCACGGCAAGTCCACGGCCGAGTTTCTGGAAACCTGGAAGGAGGAAGCCGCTGCAGAAGAGCCCGAGCTGAAGCGCTGGGCCGAACTGGCCCGCAAGGTTAACGCCAGCCAGCAGCAGCTGGACTCCCTGAAGAAGATCGACGCAGCAAGCACCACTGCCAAGAAGCTCGCCTTCATCCAGTGTGTGGGCTCCCGAGATTTCAGGTTCAACCGCTTCTGCTCCTCTTACTGCTGCATGCACTCGGTCAAGGAGGCCATGATCGCCTACGAGCACGACAACGAGGTGAGCTCCTCTATTTTCTGCATGGACCTCCGCGCCGTGGGCAGGGGCTTCGAGGAGTACAAACTGCGCGGCGGTCAATCAGCGAACATCCAGTACATCCGCGGCCGGGTAGCCGAGATCACCGAGGACAAAGATCACAATCCCATAGTGTGGTACGAGTCTACCACCAGCAGACAGGTACAGCAGGAAACCTTTGACATGGTGATCCTGGCCACCGCCTGTATACCTGCTGCCGGCACCCAGAAATTGGCGGAAATGATGGGTCTTGAGCTCAACGAACACGGCTTCTTCAAGACCGACCCCCTCATACCCCTGGACACCAGCAGGCCGGGAATCTTTGTCTGCGGCTGCGCCCAGGGGCCCATGGACATTCCAGAATCGGTGGCTCAGGCTAGCAGCGCTGCTGCCCGGGCCGCAGAAATTGTGGCTGCTGTGCCAAGAGCAGCTGCCGGCGGAGCAAAATAA
- a CDS encoding FAD-dependent oxidoreductase → MSKDVMVIGGGIAGIQASLDLADMGIQVHLVERLPCIGGKMAQLDKTFPTNDCAI, encoded by the coding sequence GTGAGCAAGGACGTCATGGTCATTGGCGGCGGCATTGCCGGCATTCAGGCCTCCCTGGACCTGGCAGACATGGGAATACAGGTCCACCTGGTAGAGCGGCTGCCCTGCATCGGCGGCAAGATGGCCCAGCTGGACAAGACCTTCCCCACCAACGACTGCGCCATCTGA
- a CDS encoding hydrogenase iron-sulfur subunit — protein sequence MSTEFEPKIIAFCCNWCAYAGADLAGVSRLQYPPNIRLIRVMCSGRVSPDFILKAFQLGADGVLVSGUHIGDCHYQDGNEKAQRMVEMTRSLLQLMGIDNERLALEWVSSAEGGRFAEIVTSFTRKIKELGKSPLGVAA from the coding sequence ATGAGCACTGAATTCGAACCAAAAATCATTGCCTTCTGCTGCAACTGGTGCGCCTATGCCGGCGCAGACCTGGCAGGCGTCAGCCGGCTGCAGTACCCGCCCAATATTCGCCTGATCAGGGTGATGTGCTCCGGCCGGGTATCGCCGGACTTCATCCTCAAGGCCTTTCAACTGGGGGCGGACGGCGTGCTGGTGAGCGGCTGACACATCGGCGACTGCCATTACCAGGATGGTAATGAAAAAGCGCAGCGCATGGTGGAAATGACCCGCAGCCTGTTGCAGCTCATGGGAATCGACAACGAGCGGCTGGCGCTCGAATGGGTCTCTTCAGCCGAGGGAGGCCGCTTTGCTGAAATAGTCACCTCTTTTACCAGGAAAATCAAAGAGCTGGGGAAATCACCCCTTGGAGTCGCCGCATGA
- a CDS encoding CoB--CoM heterodisulfide reductase iron-sulfur subunit A family protein — MKLTEEIRIGVFVCDCGSNIAGYLDCPSLAEYAKTLPHVVFVKENLYTCSEAGINEIKEAIKKENLNRVVVASCTPRTHEPLFRESCAEAGLNPYLFEMVNIRDQCSWVHMRERDTGTAKARDLIRMGVAKAVLLEPQEPIQSEMDPRAMVIGGGVSGMTAALTLANRGYEVILVEKQAQLGGLLLELHELAPSGADAQTLAASLADKVKAHHNIRLFTSATLTEVAGYIGHYQVTVAVNGVQEEFSAGVIIVATGAQVFKPEGMYGYDGKTVITQLELEKLLRRQQLDFNDVVMIQCVGARSEERRYCSRICCMTAIKNSIAIKERNPEARVHVLYRDIQAYGTENEVLFQRSRELGVRYIKYDPEKPPQVEDGKVRVYHHLLGRELELPQQLVVLSTPLIAGEDNEAISKLLRVTLDENQFFLEGHVKLKPLDFATDGVYLCGNAHYPATVREAVSQALGAASRASIPLAKGVMTVEPIVSVLADEDACRGCGLCVALCPYGALEIVHTEKGRKVQPIPVACKGCGVCAATCYQHALSINSFTDQQVEEQIKAFLTG, encoded by the coding sequence GTGAAATTGACGGAAGAGATTCGCATCGGCGTCTTTGTCTGCGACTGCGGCAGCAACATAGCCGGCTATCTCGATTGCCCGAGTCTTGCCGAGTATGCCAAGACGCTGCCCCACGTGGTCTTTGTCAAGGAAAATCTCTATACCTGCTCTGAAGCAGGCATCAACGAGATCAAAGAGGCCATCAAGAAAGAAAACCTCAATCGGGTGGTGGTGGCCTCCTGCACTCCCAGAACTCATGAACCACTGTTCCGCGAGTCCTGCGCCGAAGCCGGCTTGAATCCCTATCTCTTTGAAATGGTGAACATCCGCGACCAGTGCTCCTGGGTGCACATGCGGGAGCGCGACACAGGCACAGCCAAGGCCCGTGATCTCATCCGCATGGGAGTTGCCAAGGCTGTCCTTCTGGAGCCGCAGGAGCCCATTCAATCTGAAATGGATCCCAGGGCCATGGTCATAGGAGGGGGCGTCAGCGGCATGACTGCCGCCCTGACTCTGGCCAACAGGGGCTACGAGGTAATTCTGGTAGAGAAGCAGGCCCAGCTGGGAGGCCTCCTGCTGGAGCTCCACGAACTCGCTCCTTCCGGGGCAGACGCCCAGACCCTGGCCGCATCTCTGGCCGACAAAGTCAAGGCGCACCACAACATCCGGTTGTTCACCTCGGCCACCCTCACTGAGGTGGCCGGCTACATTGGCCACTACCAGGTGACTGTTGCTGTCAATGGTGTCCAGGAGGAATTCAGCGCCGGGGTGATCATTGTGGCCACCGGGGCCCAGGTTTTCAAGCCTGAGGGCATGTACGGCTACGATGGCAAGACCGTCATCACCCAGCTGGAGCTGGAGAAACTTCTGCGGCGCCAGCAGCTGGACTTCAACGATGTGGTGATGATCCAGTGCGTCGGCGCCCGCTCCGAAGAGCGCCGCTACTGTTCCCGCATCTGCTGCATGACCGCCATCAAGAACAGCATCGCCATCAAGGAGCGCAATCCCGAAGCGCGGGTGCACGTGCTCTACCGGGACATTCAGGCGTACGGCACAGAGAACGAGGTCCTCTTTCAACGCTCCAGGGAGCTGGGCGTACGCTATATAAAATACGATCCTGAAAAGCCGCCGCAGGTAGAAGACGGCAAGGTCCGGGTCTACCACCACCTTCTGGGTCGTGAGCTCGAGCTGCCGCAACAGCTGGTGGTGCTCTCCACGCCGTTGATAGCCGGAGAGGACAACGAGGCCATCTCCAAGCTGCTGCGCGTCACCCTTGATGAAAACCAGTTTTTCCTCGAGGGGCACGTGAAGCTCAAGCCCCTGGATTTTGCCACAGACGGCGTCTATCTCTGCGGCAACGCCCACTATCCAGCCACCGTTCGCGAGGCCGTGTCCCAGGCCCTCGGAGCAGCCTCGCGGGCCTCCATCCCTCTGGCCAAGGGAGTGATGACCGTGGAGCCCATAGTGTCGGTGCTGGCAGATGAAGACGCCTGCCGCGGCTGCGGCCTCTGCGTTGCTCTCTGTCCGTACGGCGCCCTGGAGATCGTCCACACGGAAAAGGGCCGCAAGGTGCAGCCCATTCCCGTGGCCTGCAAGGGATGTGGTGTGTGCGCCGCAACATGCTATCAGCATGCGCTGTCCATCAATTCTTTTACCGACCAGCAGGTGGAGGAACAGATAAAGGCATTTTTAACCGGCTAG
- a CDS encoding FAD-dependent oxidoreductase, with product MSKKRVIIFGGDPAGVAAALSQAEAGNQVILVEAAPSFGGRRLPQTRIINGESGFSAVDWEAVRKHPNIRLLTNAELLKAKAADGSFHFRLRQRTPRVDPEKCNDCKACIRVCPIHMYDDFNEGLGFRTAIDFFNPSVGVYNIFKEDMPICQATCPANLDIRSYVGLIADGKYAESLAKIRERLPFALSIGRVCPHPCEGACNRGHVDEPIAICALKRFVADWEMHHDIDPPVEVPEQFHDEKVAIIGAGPAGLTCGYFLAKAGYRSVCFEAMPEPGGMFRYGIPEYRLPTPTLMREINWILEHGVELRCNTRIGKDVTFEELQRDYAAIFIGVGAWSGMKLRIPGEDLEGVVDGVKFLKDANMGKKIDARGKVIIIGGGNVAMDAARVSWREGFDEVHVLYRRTKKEMPASPWEIDAAEEEGIKFQYLVAPVEVIGDNGRMKALKCLRMQLGEPDASGRRRPVPIEGSEFVIEAETLIPAIGQRPDVAFVPDDSGLEITRWNTLDADPETFMTNVPGVFTAGDVQTGPGIAIAACAGGRKAAAGIARYIEAKRRAAA from the coding sequence GTGTCTAAGAAACGAGTGATAATTTTCGGAGGTGATCCAGCCGGCGTGGCCGCCGCCCTGTCGCAAGCGGAAGCCGGCAACCAGGTAATCCTGGTGGAAGCAGCGCCAAGCTTCGGCGGCAGGAGACTGCCGCAAACGCGCATCATCAACGGTGAGTCGGGGTTTTCTGCCGTGGACTGGGAAGCTGTCAGGAAGCACCCCAACATCCGGCTGCTCACCAATGCAGAACTTCTCAAGGCCAAGGCTGCCGACGGCAGCTTCCACTTCCGCCTCAGGCAGCGCACGCCCAGGGTGGACCCTGAGAAGTGCAACGACTGCAAGGCCTGCATTCGGGTGTGCCCCATACACATGTACGATGACTTCAATGAGGGGCTGGGTTTTCGCACTGCCATCGATTTTTTCAATCCCAGTGTGGGAGTCTACAATATTTTCAAGGAGGACATGCCCATCTGCCAGGCCACCTGTCCTGCCAATCTGGACATCCGCTCCTATGTAGGTTTGATTGCCGACGGTAAATACGCAGAATCTCTTGCTAAAATAAGGGAAAGACTGCCCTTCGCTCTCTCCATTGGCCGGGTATGCCCGCATCCCTGTGAAGGAGCCTGCAACCGTGGTCACGTGGATGAGCCCATAGCCATCTGCGCTCTGAAGCGCTTTGTGGCCGACTGGGAAATGCACCACGACATCGACCCCCCCGTGGAAGTCCCCGAGCAGTTTCACGATGAAAAGGTGGCCATAATAGGCGCCGGTCCAGCAGGCCTCACCTGCGGCTATTTCCTGGCCAAGGCCGGCTATCGCTCGGTCTGCTTCGAAGCCATGCCCGAGCCCGGCGGCATGTTCCGCTATGGCATTCCAGAGTATCGACTGCCCACGCCAACCCTGATGCGGGAGATCAACTGGATTCTCGAGCACGGCGTGGAGCTGCGCTGCAATACCCGCATTGGCAAGGATGTCACCTTCGAGGAGCTCCAGAGAGACTATGCCGCCATATTCATTGGCGTGGGCGCCTGGAGCGGCATGAAACTCCGCATTCCCGGTGAGGATCTCGAGGGAGTGGTAGACGGCGTCAAGTTTCTCAAGGACGCCAACATGGGCAAGAAGATCGATGCCCGCGGCAAGGTCATCATCATCGGCGGCGGCAACGTGGCCATGGATGCTGCCAGAGTGAGCTGGCGCGAGGGCTTCGACGAGGTCCACGTCCTCTATCGCCGCACCAAGAAGGAAATGCCGGCCAGCCCCTGGGAGATCGATGCTGCCGAGGAGGAGGGCATCAAGTTTCAATACCTGGTGGCGCCTGTGGAGGTGATTGGCGACAACGGCCGCATGAAGGCCCTCAAGTGTTTGCGCATGCAGCTGGGAGAACCAGATGCCAGCGGCAGACGCCGCCCTGTTCCCATAGAAGGCTCCGAATTCGTCATCGAGGCCGAAACTCTCATACCGGCAATCGGCCAGCGGCCTGACGTTGCCTTTGTGCCCGATGACAGCGGCCTGGAGATTACCCGCTGGAACACTCTGGATGCCGATCCCGAGACCTTCATGACCAATGTGCCGGGAGTTTTTACAGCCGGCGACGTTCAGACCGGCCCGGGCATTGCCATTGCCGCCTGCGCCGGCGGTCGCAAGGCAGCTGCGGGCATTGCCCGCTATATCGAAGCCAAGCGCAGGGCAGCCGCCTGA